A genome region from Schlesneria paludicola DSM 18645 includes the following:
- a CDS encoding helix-turn-helix domain-containing protein — MKELLSPKQVARAIGVSESSLKRWCDQGLIETVRTAGGHRKLPIGDVIRFLRERKHHVVCPEVLGMPVRSPQSEIGLKKGCESFTEALLEGNEPLARQIVFDLYLAKHSIPVICDEVISRAFQDIGRRWECNEADVYQERRGCEFTQRILYELRRAQQVSDPSWKACGGTIDGDTYTLPTTMVELVLRHAEWDATSLGVSIPIRSMVLAIHELKPRLFWVCVSHVANPDAFVRDFKQLSDAAETIGTAIAVGGRALTLELRQQMTFCCYSESMQQLEAFAKSVRRIGTALMS, encoded by the coding sequence GTGAAAGAGTTGTTGTCCCCCAAACAGGTTGCCAGAGCAATCGGCGTGAGCGAATCATCGCTAAAGCGATGGTGCGATCAGGGCTTGATTGAGACGGTGCGTACCGCGGGGGGGCATCGCAAGTTGCCGATCGGTGATGTGATTCGCTTTCTTCGAGAGAGGAAGCACCACGTTGTCTGTCCTGAAGTTCTGGGGATGCCGGTTCGGTCACCGCAGTCAGAGATCGGACTCAAGAAGGGTTGCGAGTCATTCACAGAAGCACTGCTCGAAGGGAACGAACCGCTGGCGCGGCAGATCGTGTTCGATTTGTACCTCGCCAAACACTCGATCCCGGTCATTTGTGATGAAGTAATTTCCCGAGCATTTCAGGACATCGGACGCCGATGGGAATGCAATGAGGCGGATGTCTATCAAGAACGCCGTGGTTGTGAGTTCACACAACGCATCCTGTACGAACTTCGGCGCGCTCAGCAGGTCTCTGATCCGAGTTGGAAGGCGTGCGGCGGTACGATCGATGGCGACACCTACACATTGCCCACCACGATGGTTGAACTCGTTTTGCGTCATGCGGAATGGGATGCAACGTCACTTGGGGTCTCAATCCCGATCCGATCGATGGTCCTCGCAATCCACGAACTGAAGCCTCGGTTGTTCTGGGTGTGTGTGTCGCACGTTGCGAATCCGGACGCCTTCGTTCGGGACTTTAAGCAGTTGTCCGATGCCGCGGAAACAATTGGTACCGCGATCGCGGTCGGTGGACGCGCTCTGACCCTCGAGTTAAGACAGCAGATGACCTTTTGCTGTTACAGTGAATCGATGCAACAGCTCGAAGCATTCGCCAAGTCGGTGCGTCGAATTGGCACGGCACTGATGTCTTGA